TTGCAGAGATCATTTAGCTCGTTTATGAAGGAAACACATCCGTCAAAATCTTCCTGTTCATATGTGCGTTGCAGTCTGTTCTCAACAACCGTCCAGCCGGGAACTTTCTTCAGATATTCAAGTATTTCTTTCCTTGTGAGAGGTGAAACCCTGCTGATTTCAGGATTACATCTTTCTGTACTCAATTCCATTGTTTAATCATTGCTGTCATAATAATAAAAGTTTTTAGAAGAAAGCTTTTTTTCGTCATTGAACGAAAATATAAGTGCTGTTTTTTAAATAGTCTTTGAATATATCGTATTTTCTAAAAAATTATTTTCGACATAACGAAAATTCTTAATAAATAATCATTATAAATTAAATGGGGATTTTTTTGAGAGAACTTAGAATACATGGAAGAGGCGGTCAGGGTTCGGTAACAGCTGCTGAGCTCATAGCAACGGCTGCATTCAACAGTAATATATATTCGCAGGCTTTTCCTGCGTTTGGTGTCGAAAGAAGAGGAGCACCTGTCACAGCATTTGTCCGTTTTGATGACAAAAAAATCCGGCTTAGAAGCCAGATATATGAGCCTGATTACATAATTGTTCAGGACAGCACGTTAATCAGGGACGTGGATGTCTTTGGCGGCCTAAAAGAAGGCGGCATTGCAATAATCAATACAGAAAAAGATATTCCTGACATTCCTGAGGGAATTAAGGTCATAAAGATTGACGCAACCAAAATTGCGCTTGAAGTCCTTGGACTTCCTATTGAAAATACAACTCTTATGGGTGCGTTTGCCGCCGCAACCGGAGAGATAGAATTAGACGCATTAAAAGAGGCATTAAAGGAAAGATTCCCTTCTGCTCTCGCTGAAAAGAATATTAAAGCCGCGGAAACAGCCTACAACAAAGTAAAGGGAGGAGATATATAATGCCGCTTAATCCCGGAGCAACCAGCGCGCCAGGTCGTGCAAGAGATAATAAAACTGGTTCATGGCGTGTGTTCAAACCGGAGTTTTCCAACGAAAAATGTAAC
The genomic region above belongs to Methanomicrobium antiquum and contains:
- a CDS encoding 4a-hydroxytetrahydrobiopterin dehydratase, whose product is MELSTERCNPEISRVSPLTRKEILEYLKKVPGWTVVENRLQRTYEQEDFDGCVSFINELNDLCKREGHFPDLKIEKESILTISWYTYSSGGITKNDFIMAAKINHSERFNSK
- a CDS encoding pyruvate ferredoxin oxidoreductase subunit gamma produces the protein MRELRIHGRGGQGSVTAAELIATAAFNSNIYSQAFPAFGVERRGAPVTAFVRFDDKKIRLRSQIYEPDYIIVQDSTLIRDVDVFGGLKEGGIAIINTEKDIPDIPEGIKVIKIDATKIALEVLGLPIENTTLMGAFAAATGEIELDALKEALKERFPSALAEKNIKAAETAYNKVKGGDI